Proteins from a single region of Cytophagaceae bacterium:
- a CDS encoding GH92 family glycosyl hydrolase translates to MKKILFGLMVAAQLHAQEKPVKFVDPIIGSDGHGHVFVGANVPFGAVQVGPAQIVKGWDWCSGYHYSDSLIIGFSQTHLSGTGIGDLGDVMLMPYSGKLKLEHRHQNRDNGGFGAIFSHKNEKAEAGYYEVNLPEVKVRLTASERVGYHQYQYKKNENRRVAVDLFTGIGWDRPTDTFIKQVDANTFVGYRMSSGWAVDQRLWFAIKTSVPVKNFGIVSDSVFVDVNEKQGRRLVGQIDFGIGTGKVEIKVGISPVSSENALKNIQDEIPGWNFENIKLQAQQKWNKALSVATVTTNIISEKRTFYTALYHSMIAPILFNDHDQTYRGTDKKVYTQPGYDHYTVFSLWDTYRQWHPLMTLLAPKKVPDFVKSMLDIYDQQGKLPVWPLVGSETNCMVGYSAVPVLADAILKGFKGFDYEKAFQAMKTTAMGDEFGLQYLKKTGFIPAEQEVESVSKAMEYAIGDKCIAMVAAKLGHQEDRKYFEERAGYYKRYFDKNSRFVRGVMSDGNFREPFDPFNIVHMKSDFTEGNAWQYTFMVPQDLENYTALFGGKEAFLQKLDSLFVVSGDLGAEASPDVSGLIGMYAQGNEPEHHVPYLYSALGRPDKTAEKVKEITSKFYTDKPDGICGNDDCGQMSAWYVASAMGFYQVHPADGRFYVGTPHFSNLKMKVGSKTLNITAKNFGKDNIYIQKIILNGKPINRTYLTYAELAAGGSLVYEMGKAGRRF, encoded by the coding sequence ATGAAAAAAATACTTTTTGGCTTGATGGTGGCTGCTCAGCTACATGCTCAGGAAAAACCTGTAAAATTTGTTGACCCTATTATTGGTTCCGACGGTCATGGCCATGTATTTGTGGGGGCAAATGTGCCATTTGGAGCGGTGCAGGTCGGCCCAGCCCAAATCGTAAAAGGATGGGACTGGTGCTCGGGGTATCATTATTCCGACTCCCTCATCATTGGTTTTTCACAAACTCACCTCAGCGGTACGGGTATCGGCGACCTCGGCGATGTGATGTTGATGCCGTATTCGGGCAAACTAAAGCTCGAACATCGTCATCAAAATCGTGATAATGGGGGTTTTGGGGCAATTTTTTCTCATAAAAATGAAAAGGCCGAGGCGGGTTATTACGAAGTAAATCTGCCCGAAGTGAAAGTCAGGCTTACAGCAAGCGAAAGAGTAGGCTATCATCAATATCAATACAAAAAAAATGAGAATCGCCGGGTAGCCGTTGACCTTTTTACGGGCATTGGCTGGGATAGACCTACCGATACCTTTATCAAGCAAGTGGATGCCAATACTTTCGTCGGGTACAGGATGTCTTCAGGTTGGGCGGTAGATCAAAGATTGTGGTTTGCTATAAAAACTTCCGTTCCGGTCAAAAACTTCGGAATTGTATCTGATAGTGTTTTTGTCGATGTAAATGAAAAACAAGGTCGCCGCCTGGTAGGGCAAATAGATTTTGGGATAGGCACTGGAAAGGTCGAAATAAAAGTGGGTATCTCACCGGTGAGTTCTGAAAATGCTCTGAAAAACATACAGGATGAGATCCCGGGCTGGAATTTTGAAAACATCAAATTGCAGGCCCAGCAAAAATGGAACAAGGCTCTTTCGGTTGCCACCGTTACCACCAATATTATTTCGGAAAAAAGGACTTTTTACACCGCTCTTTACCATAGCATGATTGCCCCGATATTGTTTAACGACCACGACCAAACCTACCGCGGCACCGATAAGAAAGTTTATACTCAACCGGGTTATGACCACTATACCGTGTTTAGTTTGTGGGATACTTACCGTCAGTGGCATCCTTTAATGACCCTTTTGGCTCCGAAGAAAGTGCCTGATTTTGTAAAAAGTATGCTCGATATTTATGACCAGCAGGGTAAGTTGCCGGTGTGGCCTTTGGTAGGGTCAGAAACCAACTGTATGGTCGGTTACAGTGCAGTGCCTGTTTTGGCCGATGCCATTTTGAAAGGCTTCAAAGGTTTTGATTATGAAAAGGCTTTTCAGGCCATGAAAACCACGGCCATGGGTGATGAGTTTGGGCTTCAATACCTGAAAAAGACGGGTTTTATACCGGCAGAGCAGGAAGTAGAGTCGGTTTCCAAAGCTATGGAATATGCCATTGGAGATAAATGTATCGCCATGGTGGCTGCAAAATTGGGCCACCAAGAAGACCGTAAATATTTTGAAGAAAGAGCAGGTTATTATAAGAGATATTTTGACAAAAATTCCCGTTTTGTGCGTGGAGTGATGTCTGATGGAAACTTCAGGGAGCCGTTTGATCCTTTCAATATTGTACACATGAAGAGTGATTTTACCGAAGGGAATGCCTGGCAATATACATTTATGGTGCCGCAGGATCTGGAAAACTATACGGCTTTGTTTGGGGGCAAGGAGGCTTTTCTGCAAAAACTCGACAGCCTTTTTGTGGTATCGGGTGACCTGGGTGCCGAGGCTTCACCCGACGTGTCGGGGCTCATAGGTATGTATGCACAAGGCAACGAGCCCGAGCACCACGTGCCTTATCTCTACAGTGCATTGGGAAGACCCGACAAAACCGCTGAAAAAGTGAAGGAAATCACTTCGAAGTTTTACACCGACAAGCCCGATGGTATCTGTGGTAATGATGATTGCGGCCAGATGAGTGCCTGGTACGTAGCTTCGGCGATGGGTTTTTATCAGGTGCATCCGGCGGATGGCAGGTTCTATGTGGGCACGCCGCATTTCAGCAATTTAAAAATGAAAGTGGGTAGCAAAACCCTCAACATTACAGCCAAAAACTTCGGGAAAGACAATATTTATATTCAAAAAATCATCCTAAACGGCAAACCCATCAACCGCACCTATCTGACCTACGCTGAGCTTGCTGCCGGCGGGAGTTTGGTGTATGAGATGGGGAAAGCGGGAAGGAGGTTTTGA
- a CDS encoding LD-carboxypeptidase yields MNRRNFIQNLAIAPAAIIPLTQSKVIKPKRLIAGDTIGLVCPAAPAYSKEQVQVVVESMEALGFKVKLGKNLWKRYGYLAGTDEERASDVNEMFANSSVKGILCVHGGWGCARILPLLDYDSIRRNPKVIVGYSDVTALLLGIHAMTGLVTFHGPVGGSTWNEFSVKYFKAVLMNAEKVKYENPKTKGDNLTQVEDRIATINSGTAHGKVIGGNLTVLCHILGSKYTPDFKNAILFCEDVEEQPYSVDRMINHLRLVGAFEAMSGFVFGKCTKCEPGSGSYGSLTLEDLWEDHIKPTKKPAFTGAMIGHITNKFTIPIGIEAEINADAGTIQFLESAVE; encoded by the coding sequence ATGAACCGAAGAAACTTCATTCAGAATCTGGCGATTGCTCCTGCTGCCATTATACCTTTGACTCAATCCAAAGTCATCAAACCTAAAAGGCTAATTGCGGGGGATACTATCGGACTGGTGTGCCCGGCTGCACCGGCATACAGCAAAGAACAGGTGCAGGTGGTGGTAGAGTCGATGGAAGCACTGGGTTTCAAGGTTAAGCTGGGAAAAAACCTCTGGAAACGCTACGGGTATCTTGCCGGAACCGACGAGGAGCGGGCATCGGATGTCAATGAAATGTTTGCCAATAGCTCGGTGAAAGGTATTCTGTGTGTACATGGAGGCTGGGGTTGTGCCCGTATTTTGCCACTATTGGATTATGATTCCATCCGCAGAAACCCAAAAGTCATTGTGGGATATTCTGATGTTACGGCATTATTGTTGGGAATACATGCCATGACCGGGCTGGTTACTTTTCATGGCCCGGTGGGTGGTTCTACCTGGAATGAATTTTCAGTGAAGTACTTCAAAGCAGTTTTGATGAATGCCGAAAAAGTAAAATATGAAAACCCTAAAACCAAAGGCGACAACCTCACACAGGTAGAAGATCGTATCGCCACTATTAATTCCGGAACTGCCCATGGAAAGGTGATTGGGGGAAATTTGACCGTTTTGTGTCATATTTTGGGCTCTAAATATACTCCTGACTTCAAAAATGCAATCCTTTTTTGTGAAGATGTGGAGGAGCAGCCATACAGCGTGGATCGCATGATAAACCATCTGCGGCTTGTTGGGGCATTTGAGGCTATGAGTGGCTTTGTTTTTGGAAAATGCACCAAGTGTGAGCCCGGCTCCGGCAGTTACGGTTCGCTTACTTTAGAAGACCTTTGGGAAGATCACATTAAACCTACCAAAAAACCGGCTTTTACAGGGGCTATGATTGGCCACATTACTAATAAATTCACGATTCCCATAGGCATAGAAGCCGAAATCAATGCCGATGCAGGTACGATTCAGTTTTTGGAAAGTGCGGTGGAGTGA